From a single Vibrio toranzoniae genomic region:
- a CDS encoding YtjB family periplasmic protein produces the protein MNESLFSIRNALRMLALILLAAMFVVTIKNTVVISKGNEKIQVKQLETLTKLLISQASLSASKMILQQDQERLLELTNQLSQDRLVFDTTIYDAEGIRLASSEKALSVREVLGLDTPLSTASIGRQQLVEPIYSAEHTIIGFIRVTFETGKMTAISDHHYRKSDRYMIGMVLMGFVSGVLFIMLIRRRPTKSGENLLLRNVSS, from the coding sequence ATGAATGAATCATTGTTCTCAATACGTAACGCTTTACGAATGCTAGCGCTCATTTTGCTGGCTGCGATGTTCGTTGTAACGATAAAAAACACGGTCGTGATCAGTAAAGGTAATGAGAAAATCCAAGTAAAACAGCTAGAGACGTTAACTAAGCTGCTGATCTCTCAGGCATCACTTTCCGCTAGCAAGATGATCCTACAACAAGACCAAGAACGACTGCTTGAGCTGACTAACCAGCTCTCTCAAGACCGACTGGTATTTGATACCACCATCTATGATGCAGAAGGGATCCGACTGGCTTCGAGCGAAAAAGCACTCTCTGTACGTGAGGTTCTTGGTTTAGACACGCCACTTTCAACTGCAAGTATTGGCAGACAGCAATTAGTCGAACCTATTTATTCTGCAGAACATACGATCATTGGCTTTATTCGTGTGACCTTCGAAACCGGTAAGATGACGGCGATTTCTGATCACCACTACCGAAAAAGTGATCGCTACATGATTGGTATGGTCTTAATGGGTTTTGTCAGTGGTGTGTTGTTTATCATGCTGATTCGTCGAAGACCAACCAAGTCTGGTGAGAACTTACTGCTTAGAAATGTAAGCTCATGA
- the deoD gene encoding purine-nucleoside phosphorylase: MATPHINAEMGDFADVVLMPGDPLRAKYIAETFLEEVVQVCDVRNMFGYTGTYKGRKVSVMGHGMGIPSCSIYATELIKDFGVKKIIRVGSCGAVSEDIKVRDVVIGMGACTDSKVNRIRFKGHDFAAIADYKMVRAAEDAAKAHGVDVKVGNLFSAELFYTPDPEMFEVMDKYGIVGVEMEAAGIYGVCAEYGAKALTICTVSDHIKTGEQTTSDERQTTFNDMMVIALESVLLGDQE; encoded by the coding sequence ATGGCTACTCCACATATTAATGCTGAAATGGGTGATTTCGCTGACGTAGTTCTCATGCCAGGTGACCCGCTACGTGCTAAATACATCGCTGAAACCTTCCTAGAAGAAGTGGTTCAAGTGTGCGACGTTCGTAACATGTTTGGTTACACCGGTACCTACAAGGGTCGTAAGGTTTCGGTAATGGGACATGGTATGGGCATTCCATCTTGTTCTATTTACGCGACTGAGCTGATCAAAGACTTTGGTGTGAAGAAGATCATTCGTGTCGGGAGTTGTGGTGCAGTGAGCGAAGATATCAAAGTGCGCGATGTGGTTATTGGCATGGGCGCATGTACTGACTCAAAAGTGAACCGTATTCGCTTTAAAGGTCACGACTTCGCAGCTATCGCAGACTACAAAATGGTACGTGCGGCAGAAGATGCAGCCAAAGCGCATGGTGTTGATGTCAAAGTCGGAAACTTATTCTCTGCTGAGCTGTTCTACACGCCAGATCCTGAAATGTTCGAAGTGATGGATAAATACGGTATTGTCGGCGTAGAGATGGAAGCGGCAGGTATCTATGGCGTGTGTGCTGAATACGGCGCAAAAGCTCTAACGATTTGTACTGTGTCTGATCACATCAAAACCGGTGAGCAAACCACATCAGATGAGCGCCAAACAACTTTCAACGACATGATGGTTATCGCACTAGAGTCTGTACTTCTTGGTGACCAAGAGTAA
- a CDS encoding phosphopentomutase: MKRAFILVLDSFGIGEAADADKFGDVGSDTMGHIADHCDKGLANTADRQGPLTLPNLSKLGLAMAHKESTGRFAPGMDADVEIIGAYGHAAELSSGKDTPSGHWEIAGVPVLFDWGYFTDKENSFPKELTDRILERAGLSGFLGNCHSSGTEILDNLGEEHMKTGLPIFYTSADSVFQIACHEETFGLQNLLDLCQIAREELEDYNIGRVIARPFVGPGKGQFERTGNRRDLSVEPPAATILQKLADEKGGNVHSIGKISDIYAGCGITQKTKATGIPALFEATKEAINEAGDNTIVFTNFVDFDSAYGHRRDVAGYAAALEYFDGRINEIIDMMKEDDVLILTADHGCDPTWPGTDHTREHIPVIVYGQKVPAGSLGRRDTFADIGQSLASYFGTSPMGYGTSFL; this comes from the coding sequence ATGAAAAGAGCATTTATTTTAGTTTTAGATTCATTCGGTATCGGTGAAGCAGCGGATGCAGACAAATTCGGTGATGTTGGTTCTGACACTATGGGTCACATCGCAGATCATTGTGATAAAGGTCTTGCAAACACTGCAGATCGTCAAGGTCCTCTGACGTTACCAAACCTGTCTAAGTTAGGTTTAGCCATGGCTCACAAAGAGTCTACAGGTCGCTTCGCTCCAGGTATGGATGCAGACGTTGAAATCATTGGCGCTTACGGCCACGCTGCTGAGCTGTCTTCTGGTAAAGATACGCCATCAGGTCACTGGGAAATCGCTGGTGTACCGGTACTGTTTGACTGGGGTTACTTCACCGATAAAGAGAACAGCTTTCCAAAAGAGCTGACTGACCGCATCCTTGAGCGTGCAGGTTTGTCTGGTTTCTTGGGTAACTGCCACTCCTCAGGCACTGAAATCCTAGATAACCTAGGTGAAGAACACATGAAGACTGGCCTACCTATCTTCTATACTTCTGCGGACTCTGTTTTCCAGATCGCTTGTCATGAAGAGACATTCGGCCTACAAAACCTATTAGACCTTTGTCAGATTGCTCGTGAAGAGCTAGAAGACTACAACATTGGTCGTGTTATCGCGCGCCCATTCGTTGGCCCTGGCAAAGGTCAATTCGAGCGTACAGGTAACCGTCGTGACCTTTCTGTTGAGCCACCTGCAGCAACTATCCTGCAGAAACTTGCTGATGAGAAGGGCGGTAACGTTCACTCAATCGGTAAGATCTCTGATATCTACGCAGGTTGTGGTATCACTCAGAAAACCAAAGCGACAGGTATTCCTGCGCTATTTGAAGCAACCAAAGAAGCGATCAATGAAGCGGGCGACAACACGATTGTGTTCACTAACTTTGTTGACTTCGACTCTGCTTACGGCCACCGCCGTGATGTTGCGGGTTACGCAGCGGCACTTGAGTACTTCGATGGTCGCATCAATGAAATCATCGATATGATGAAAGAAGATGATGTACTAATCTTAACTGCAGACCACGGTTGTGATCCAACATGGCCAGGCACCGACCATACTCGTGAGCACATCCCTGTGATTGTTTACGGTCAGAAGGTTCCAGCCGGTTCTCTAGGCCGTCGTGATACGTTCGCTGATATCGGTCAAAGCTTAGCGTCATACTTTGGTACATCGCCAATGGGATACGGTACAAGCTTCCTATAA
- the deoA gene encoding thymidine phosphorylase produces MYLPQEIIRRKRDNEVLTTEEINFFIQGVAKNTVSEGQIAAFAMAIFFNEMTMPERIALTCAMRDSGMVIDWSHMNFDGPIVDKHSTGGVGDVTSLMLGPMVAACGGFVPMISGRGLGHTGGTLDKLESIPGYNITPTNDVFGEVTKDAGVAIIGQTGDLAPADKRVYATRDITATVDNISLITASILSKKLAAGLDSLVMDVKVGSGAFMPTYEASEELAKSIVAVANGAGTKTTAILTDMNQVLASSAGNAVEVREAVQFLTGEYRNPRLLEITMASCAEMLVLGNLAKDSDEAREKLMAVLDNGKAAECFGKMVAGLGGPADFVENYDNYLEKAEIIKPVYALESGVVSAMDTRAIGMAVVGMDGGRRVATDSIDYAVGFDHFIRLGEVASEDKPLAMIHARNEQQWQEAATALQNAITVGGEYTATPDVYRQIRSEDV; encoded by the coding sequence ATGTATCTACCTCAAGAAATTATTCGCAGAAAACGTGATAACGAAGTACTGACCACAGAAGAAATTAACTTTTTCATCCAAGGTGTCGCTAAGAACACGGTTTCTGAAGGCCAAATTGCAGCATTCGCAATGGCTATCTTCTTTAACGAAATGACAATGCCAGAACGTATCGCACTAACGTGTGCAATGCGTGACTCAGGCATGGTGATTGACTGGAGCCACATGAACTTTGATGGCCCAATCGTTGATAAACACTCTACTGGTGGTGTTGGTGACGTAACTTCTCTGATGCTTGGCCCTATGGTGGCAGCATGTGGTGGTTTCGTTCCAATGATCTCTGGTCGTGGTTTAGGCCACACTGGCGGTACGCTAGACAAGCTTGAATCTATTCCTGGTTACAACATTACACCAACCAACGATGTGTTCGGTGAAGTCACTAAAGATGCTGGCGTAGCGATCATCGGTCAAACAGGCGATCTAGCACCGGCTGATAAGCGTGTTTATGCAACTCGTGATATCACAGCAACCGTAGATAATATCTCGCTGATCACGGCTTCAATCCTATCTAAGAAACTGGCCGCTGGCCTTGATTCTTTAGTGATGGATGTAAAAGTAGGTTCAGGCGCATTCATGCCGACTTATGAAGCCTCTGAAGAGCTAGCGAAATCGATCGTTGCAGTAGCAAACGGTGCGGGTACTAAAACAACAGCAATCCTAACGGACATGAACCAAGTTCTAGCTTCTTCGGCGGGTAACGCAGTAGAAGTGCGTGAAGCGGTTCAATTCCTAACGGGTGAATACCGTAACCCACGTTTGCTAGAAATTACGATGGCATCGTGTGCTGAAATGCTGGTGTTGGGTAACCTTGCAAAAGATTCAGACGAAGCGCGCGAAAAACTGATGGCAGTACTGGATAACGGTAAAGCAGCAGAGTGCTTCGGTAAAATGGTAGCGGGCCTTGGTGGTCCAGCAGATTTCGTAGAAAACTACGATAACTACCTAGAGAAAGCAGAAATTATTAAGCCAGTGTACGCGCTAGAAAGCGGTGTGGTATCTGCAATGGATACTCGTGCAATTGGTATGGCTGTCGTTGGTATGGACGGTGGTCGCCGTGTAGCAACAGACAGTATTGATTACGCAGTTGGTTTTGATCACTTCATTCGCCTTGGTGAAGTAGCAAGTGAAGATAAACCATTAGCAATGATTCATGCTCGCAACGAACAACAGTGGCAAGAAGCTGCAACGGCATTACAAAATGCAATCACTGTGGGTGGAGAATATACAGCAACGCCAGACGTTTACCGTCAGATTCGTTCTGAAGACGTGTAA